From the Triticum urartu cultivar G1812 chromosome 4, Tu2.1, whole genome shotgun sequence genome, the window CCGATGCGCGCCGCCCCGGCGCCGAGATTACCGCTCCGGACAGCGGCGGCAGTGGAAAGGCCGGGGTTGAGCACTTGAGCTGAGCATGAGTTAATAATAGTAAATGGTTATTGGTCCAGTTGCAAATCTGCGTTGAAAGGTAGGAGCAGACTGGCCGGAAAGTGCGATCGATGCGTGCAATGGCTGATGGGATTAGTGCTCTGGATGGATCCAACTTTAGAGCGGCGTAAATCGGGCTTTAGTTGCTCGCGACCTTAAATCCAAAAGCGAGGAGGAGAAAAGAGGTCAGGTAAGCGTGGACGAGGGACACTGGACAGACCGGAGAGGGACACTGCGTGGTACTCCCTGCTTGCTTAATCCTTCGTCGAGAAGGAACAAATTTTGCCTAAACTGACCTCACCAAATACTACCAGTTACCAAAATGGGCCGGCTAGATTTCCTTGCACATGTTTTTATGCATGTGGCTTCAGaatttattttcttctgaaatGGCAGAGTTTCTGCATTCAATAAGAAGAAAAGAGTTGCTCAATTAATTAGGAAAAATCGAGCGAAAACCAGATTGCCCAGTTAATTATAGAAAACCGGGCGAAAAACATCACAACCGCTGAGCAGCACACACAAGAGATCCACGCACACCACTCCAACGAGGGCATCACTGAGACAGCACACACGCGTCATCATCATCGCTCCTCCCCTAGAGGCGTCACCGCCATCCCTAAACCCTGAGCAAGCGACTCCGATTTCGCCGTCGGCAGTCATCGACTCAACTCACGCCGAAGAGGTCATGTGGGGGTGTATGAAGATCCACACCGAAACTCAGCCACCTACGACCAGACAACGCAGCTCCGACTCCGAGAAAGAACTACTAAGGACAAAACTAGGCAAGGCTAGCACCACAGAAGATCGCCGAACGGGCCACCTGCAGCCAGTCATCATATACCACATGGGCCCGCCGCCGCATTTTCGACTTCACAACAACAAACAAACCGAGATAATCCCATGGACACGCCGGAGAAGAGCCGACTACCTCAACCATTCTCGCGTCGCCAACATCACTCCCACCATCATCGTTGCCACACAAGTCTGGACGCCACAACTGCTGCCAACCACCAGTCTCACTTGTCAATGTTGGGCTCCGAGACGAAGCCCCCAAAAAGGAAAACGACACCAAAGCATTGTCATCTTCCGATCACGGGATCAAAGGTTCCCCCTCGAGAGGTCGTGATGGCCGGGTCCGTGCGGGAGGGGTGTGGCAGCAAAGCAGCGATGCCTCCAAGAAGGTCAACGACGGTCACAGCCACTGCCATCGCTGGTCACGCACAATGCCGAGACAGGGTCTTCACCCCCGCTTCCACACCACCTCAGTTGCACCTCATGCCGCACCGGTGTCGGCAAGCACACCAACAAACCAACCTGCGGCCGAAGAAGCACAGAGccactgccgccgcagccaaCCGCACCTCACGGAGGGGTGTTGGCTTCAGATTTTGGCGCTCAATGCACATGCTTTATCTACCATGACCTTTCTTGATAAATACTCCTTCTGTTCGAAAATACTTGTCAAAAAAATGAATGTACCTaaacgtattttagttctagatttgtgacaagtatttccggacagagggagtatacgCCATTGACCATTCTATATTTTGTATTGAAAAGCACTTTCTTATCTATATGTTGTGGCGCTGCTGGACTGAACGGAACAGATTCAGACATGGAGAAACTAGGCTACAACCACCAAGCTTTGTCAGCCAAACACTTCATAGCACTACTGAAGAATGGATTCGGTTCCTTGCTGCACCTCCCAGAGCCAGCCCGGCGCGATCAATTAGCTGCAAACCCCTACCAAGTGACTGGGTGATGCTCAACACAGAGGAGTCCGTCACCGACACTAACGGATCTGGAGGATGGGGATGCATTGCCAGGGATGAAGCAGGCGACGTTCTTTTTGCTGCTGCTGGCTGTATCTCGAGGGCGTCTGAAGCCCTACAGCCGGAAGCGGTCGCGCTAATGAAGGCCATCGACCTAGCAGAGGGGTTTTGCATGGGCCGTGTCATTTTCAGCGTGACTGACTGACCGCCTCACGCTGCAACACTCCATCGTCTCAACTGCTGCGGATCGTGCAAAACTGGGGAGGCAAAGTACCAACTGAGGCTTAGGGTTTATAGAGTTTAAAGTTCTTTTTCAGTCCCGTGAATGTAATGTCCCAGCCCACATGTTGATGTTGGCAAGGCATGGTGCAGGAATGGCTTTGGACAGCGAGCGCGTTTGGCTCGCTGACCTGCCCCCTGATGTAATCGGTGCTGTGGCCGGCGATTTAGCCGCAGGCATTCCATCTAAAAAAATTTCTTATATTGATGGTTTTGTAACCATTAAAATGGAAGAAAGGGTGTGTAAGATTATTTCTTGTATTTTTTGGTGGTAAATCAGTTTATATGGCCTTATTATATAAGATTGAGTTTAAGACCGATTAAGACTGCAAATGGTTGAACTAAGAGGGGTCAGAGGACACCCCAAGTGGTTGTATGGGTAAAGAAAATCGGCATCTACTTCTAGTTCTATTAAACACGCTTTAGCAAGATTTTGTTTTGGAAAAATAATTTTACTAATAATTCTGTTAGTTGCAACCGTAAATGACATGCAGGCAAAACCAATTTAGTACTCCCTttgttcacttttgtaagtcattTCAGACAACATCAAATGGGCTATTTTgtacattgtctgaaatgtcttcaaggtcttatagaAGTGAACAAAGGGAGTAAAAAAGTTAACTAAATCGGCAACACTTATTGTGGGACGAGAGTAGTATCCATACAACCAGGGGTCCCAGATTTGCATGTCTAAGACCAATCAACTGGAGGCGGATGACAGCAAATAAAAGTCTAACGAATAGCCCACAGCAAAATGTGGTAGGTACCACAAATCAAAGATAAACAAAAAATTGTAGGACAAGATGTTTATATATACAACAGTACATCAATGATTTGCACACCCCAGCAAAGAATTACAAAACTGAAACAAATAACAAGTTGCCAAAAACGGAGCCTGAATACACACGGGACTCACCGAAGCTGCCGACAGCCAAAGTACTGCACCTTCAACCGCAGTAAACACCATTCCAATGCAATGTCACTATAATAACTCCAAAAAGAGGTTTTGCTGATCAAACAATAAACAGCTAACCAGTATACTTCAGCAAATGGCACTAATATGGCAAAACTTGGGTGACTCCAACCATACCCGAAGAACCTTTCATCAAAGGGCAATCTTGAGAAAACACTCAGGCAGCACACAAAAATCGAAGGTAATAGTTTCCCTGAAGATCATCTTCTGCTGGCAAATGCTGCCAATGCATTCGCATGAGCAGGTGGTAGAGCACTTAGTATTGGCTGCATCTGCTGACCATAAACGGATATCAAATGAGAAACAGCCTTGCCAATAGTTGTTTTGACTTCATCACTCTCATCTGGGGATACTACCACTTGGGCAAAGACATGTATCACATCAGGCACTAGAGTGAGGATCTGCAACAATAAAAAGTTAGCTTTGCCTAGGAAAAGTTTGCATGATGGAAGCAAAGATCATGGAATAAATCAAAAAACATGGGGTGGTTTAAGACCAAGTCACCTGGGGATGTGATGATAGTAACAAATTACATAAGCAGCTATAGACAGCCATTGATTCTTCGTGATCTTCTTTTAGTGGCAAAGCTTTGATAAACACTGGAAGAACCTAAGAAACAGAAATTGCATTGCAACCAAGGGTTAGATAGGCACTTCAAAGCCTGGAATTTGAAGCTGTTcaaacatactccctccgtccagaaatacttgtcggagaaatgaataaaaatggatgtatctagaactaaaatatgtctagatacagCCATTTCTCTGATAAGTATTTCCAGGCAGAGGGAGTAATATGTACAGGATAGTGCCTACCTGGTTGAGAGGAATTGACTGAGGTTGCACCATTATCATTCTAGCAATAGCACCGGCCGCATTATCTCTAACTGCAAGGTCTTGTTCGGAATTAGCAAACAAACGGTGCAGACCCTGCAGTATATCCGGGTAATATCTGCAGAAGGATGAGCAAAAGCCTGTCAACAACTGAATTTACAGGACTATCATTCATGTTCCCTAAAATGTTAATACTGTAGAAAGAACATTAATTCATTTAGTGACTAGACAGCAGACCACATCCAATACACTTGGCAAACTTTGGCTTTTATTCTTCAGCATTTAAGTCATTATTGTGAAAACTAATTACTAACGTCAGGGTTTAATTTTGTGAAACAGCAATAATTAGGAAGTTGGCAGACTATTACTTGATCTTCTGAGCAGGACTATGAAAAGATAAACTATTGCCTTTGAGAAAGAACACTGCAGCAATTCCAATACTATGACTTGGACACTAATAAGAGCTGTGGTAACCTATAGTTTTCATCAACTGCTCCTCACTTGCGGGCTTCTTACTCTAAGATTGATAAAGTGAAAAGTGTATGCCCTTGCCTTTCATAAAAGTAATGGAACAAGAATCAGTTGAAAAAAGCATTCATGTCCATTTTCTATGCAGATAGGCTTTTGGAGCACAAGAGAAAAATCATGCACAACAGATTTTAAATAACAGTCGTTTGGTCCTTCTCGCTTCCGAAGTGCAAGACATTGACCTCAGATGTAAAGGTGAGCATGGAATATGTCTGTCATTGTAAGTAATATACATACTTCAGTGCTGCAGCACCGCTGTTCTTGCATAGCTCGCCAACACAGAAAGCGGCATTTCTCCTATTCGTAGCCTCAGAAGATGCAAGTTCTTTCAACGCCAAAGGCATTATCTTCTGCAAATGATTCAAATATGAGTAAGCATTCAGAGATCAACTAAAACGATAGAGATCTCAATGATAAAATGGCATAGTTTTTAAGAAAATTGTAGGCATACATCAACATAAGCAGAAATTGGAGCACCCATTTCTTGAGCGACCTCAGCTAGAGTGGCGACAACCATAGTCTTGTCTTGGGGAGGATGTGGAGATTTCTGCATTTATTCCAGAAAGAACTTCAAACCTCGAATATACAGTTCTCACAATAATCATTATAGGCATAAGGCAGCTGCCATTAGTTGAGGACGACTAATAAATGGGGACGGGGGGATACTCACAGCAAATTTCATTAGGGGGTCAAATAACTTCGCAAAGATAGGATCAAAGTAAGATCGCATCACTTTTGCAAAAGCAGGCAAAAGATCTGAAACTGCGTCCATGAGGACTTCATCATGATCGATGTCACCATCATCTTCGCCATCCGACTCGACTTGCTGACAGCATGATTCTTGACGCAACAGAGCAAGTGTTGCCTCAGCAAGCCGTGGCATATCTGAAACAGCAACAAAAGGGACAGTTTTAGCAGCACAACCTAGTATTCCAAGTGCACCAAACTCTGATGCAGCTTACAAAGTTCAACAGCAGCAAAACCACAATCTTTCATGATATCAGCTACACTCATGCAAGCTTGTGCAACTACTTCTTTATCGTCATCCTCTGTCATGGTCTTGATATAGATGCTCATAATAGTATCTGAAAAAAAAAATTGAGCATGGCTTGATGTGCAGGTCGCACAATAGACTTAAAGACATCACTTATAGTAGCAATTACCAAGAACATCCTTCTGTTTCTCTAGTATATCCTGCATGGTAGAAAAAGTACACTGCATCAGAATTCTGATGTTCCACAGCAAGCACTTCCAAATTGACAAGTTAATACAAGGAAATACTCACAGGATGTGCAGGTATTGCCCTTAATGCAGTTAGGATGTCTGCAATAATAATTTTACTATAGTTACTAATAACATCACAAAACGTACCTTTAATGGAAGTCTCAAAGAAAAATACATAAAGAAGCATCTAATTTTACAAATTTGAATTTCTGGGGGTAGGTGATTCAAATTAAACAAGACTAATTGCTCTGGTTTCTGTGTGAAACATTATCTTATTGATCGTAATTGTTTGCAATCCATATACTATTAGTTTATGATCTGTTGGTAGTTACCTACCAGAACAGAGGGGTTTGCAATTTGTAGTTGGTCTCTACACAGTATAGGGTTCATGGATCCAGATAAATTTGATTTTCCAACTATACCACGAAGAAAAATGACAAAATTAAAAAAGGGGTATGATGTAGGAGTCTGATTTGAGTTCGCATTGGTAGATCGATTTTAAGCCCCTCCTTGGATTGCTAGGTTCAGGTTCGATGACTATTTGAGCAAATCCAGTAATCAGCGATACACTACCAAGATTGCACTAGCATGATGTTTTCTGCATTGAAACTTTGATGATTCAGCTTGAATAGATTAGCTGTTAAACCTAAACTACACCTCAAATGATGGACATAAAGTATAACTATACATCATTATATAAAAGAACCTCAATAATGAATGCATCTTGTGATTTACATTAACGTATCTTGGTGTGAAGAAGTGTATACCGTATCAATATACCATTGGATATTATATACCATGCTGGAGACAGAATCTGTAGATTACGTGTGACAAGTTTATTCATCTAAATACCCTTTTGTATGTTAGATGACTACTGAAGTTTGGAGCTTTGCAATTACAACTAAAATCGTCAGCCTACTATTAGTAGTTGTTATCTGTAGGCCTGACAAAAAAGGAACAAAAGAGCTGCTACAAACATGCATATTAAAGGGGACTAGGAAAGATGTTACGTTTTAAGGAAATAATAGCCTGAAGCCTGACATCTTCATGAAAATACCCACTGTGCTTGATTAAAATTTTCAACGACTCCTCCAAGTACCTAGTGTCAGTTCAGGAAATTTTAAAGTACAAAAGATGGCAAAAATATGTGTTAAACCCATTTAAGGATACGGGGCATAGGCACTCTTTGCGTGAAGTGCAAAAAATCCAATAGCCTGAGTTGCAGCAGCTTTCTCATCTAACACTCCAGTCCTCACGCTGATATTTCTAACTCTtggctcatcatcatcatcatcatcagaggAAACACCACTAAATCCATTGTCAACACCATCAGCATCATCAATGTCCACAGCAGAACCATCATCCAAGTTGCACGAGGAAAATGCAAGAGGCACAACATGAGGGAGATACTGCAATGTGCAGCAACCACTTCTGTAAACATTTACAGCACTCGTGAAATGAACAAAACTTAGACTACCCTTGTTACCTGTGAGAAACTATCATCCAGAATCTCAGCAACGTTGCTAAAAAACCCATGAGTGTACTCCCTTAGCTCGCTATAATCCAATCCAAAACCCTGCAAATATGAAGAGCATAAAGAATTGCACTAAAGCCTGCTGTTTGTCTGAACTCTGAAGTATTGGAATTAAGACTCACAGAAATAGCAGCCTCAATAAAAGGAGGTAATATGGCTTCCATTCTGGTTCTGCCAACTGCCATTGCTACTATCCCAACAACCTCAGTAGCCCTAGCTCGTGCGCACAAATCTTCATCCTTAGTGAGCACCATAAAGCCTTTCATCATTTCGAGAACCTTCTCTGCATATGGGATAAATGCCTGTTCTGCAGCAGCTGCTACAGAGCCAATTGCAGACTGCAGCAAAACATCATCATTGTCAAATTATAAGATAACTTAAGGGGAAAAGGTTGTCACCGTCTTGACATATAGATAATTATGACCAATGATTTCCATACGAACCATGCATGTCTCTTGCAGGTTCCGAGGACTGCTCTGCAAAGATATAACTAATCTGCATATCAAAGGTTCCAGATATGGTAGGATATCTTCACCCATA encodes:
- the LOC125552216 gene encoding importin-4, translated to MAQSLELLLIQFLMPDNDARRQAEEQIRRLARDPQVVPALVHHLRTAKTPNVRQLAAVLLRKKITSHWPKLPPHAKASLKQALIDSITLDNSHLVRRASANVVSIIAKYAVPAGEWQELLPFLFQCSQSPQEEHREVALILFSSLTETIGTTFQSHLNDLQPILLKCLQDETSSRVRIAALKAVGSFIEYVNEGGDIVKMFRDFVPSILNVSRQCLANGDDDVASIAFEIFDELIESPAPLLGDSVRSIVQFSLEVCSNQDMEINIRQQAIQIISWLVKFKASFLKKNKLIVPILQVMCPLLTETANEDEDSDLAADRSAAEVIDTMAINLPRHVFGPVLEFASVNFRHVNPKYREAAVTSLGVVSEGCSEHFKDKLEECLKVVLEALKDQEQMVRGAASFALGQFAEHLQPEILSHYESVLPCILNALEDPSDEVKEKSYYALAAFCEDMGEDILPYLEPLICRLVISLQSSPRNLQETCMSAIGSVAAAAEQAFIPYAEKVLEMMKGFMVLTKDEDLCARARATEVVGIVAMAVGRTRMEAILPPFIEAAISGFGLDYSELREYTHGFFSNVAEILDDSFSQYLPHVVPLAFSSCNLDDGSAVDIDDADGVDNGFSGVSSDDDDDDEPRVRNISVRTGVLDEKAAATQAIGFFALHAKSAYAPYLEESLKILIKHSGYFHEDVRLQAIISLKHILTALRAIPAHPDILEKQKDVLDTIMSIYIKTMTEDDDKEVVAQACMSVADIMKDCGFAAVELYMPRLAEATLALLRQESCCQQVESDGEDDGDIDHDEVLMDAVSDLLPAFAKVMRSYFDPIFAKLFDPLMKFAKSPHPPQDKTMVVATLAEVAQEMGAPISAYVDKIMPLALKELASSEATNRRNAAFCVGELCKNSGAAALKYYPDILQGLHRLFANSEQDLAVRDNAAGAIARMIMVQPQSIPLNQVLPVFIKALPLKEDHEESMAVYSCLCNLLLSSHPQILTLVPDVIHVFAQVVVSPDESDEVKTTIGKAVSHLISVYGQQMQPILSALPPAHANALAAFASRR